One segment of Erigeron canadensis isolate Cc75 chromosome 2, C_canadensis_v1, whole genome shotgun sequence DNA contains the following:
- the LOC122588724 gene encoding O-fucosyltransferase 14-like, whose protein sequence is MERECSDEEEDRRHLISPKSPQRRASIFQIDDSKNNNSASGSGSGSGIMGNYYYLMLKKKKTRYILAITLPLLLFIVVFIYYFTSDFKSLFGLAPPAYNNNNEGDMMRESELQALNLLKRQQSGLVALWNHSDSSGFIKSRLLDQISLNNKIQNALLSSHHYHHQQPPINNNNNLTPPPLCPKVDQNFSQRRTLPWNPNKDKYLFAICTSGQMSNHLICLEKHMFFAALLDRILVIPSSKVDYEFTRVLDIDHINLCVGRQVVIPFEDFPQRNKNRMRIDQVLCYFSLPQPCYVDDDHLKKLKALGVSITTELNTVWTEDVKKPTHRTIHEVTEKFSSNADVLAIGDVFFADVEKRWVEQPGGPIAHKCQTLIEPSRVILLTAQRFIQTFLGDKFIALHFRRHGFLKFCNAKNPSCFFPIPQAAECITRLVERANIPVIYLSTDAAESETGLLQSLITLNGKTVPLITRPARNSAEKWDALLYRKKLDGDPQVEAMLDKTISALSAVFIGAPGSTFTEDILRLRRGWGTASVCDEYLCQGEVPNFIAGDE, encoded by the exons ATGGAGAGAGAATGCTCTGACGAAGAAGAAGATCGGCGGCATTTGATATCCCCGAAATCTCCGCAACGACGAGCTTCCATATTCCAGATCGATGACTCCAAGAACAACAACtctgcttctggttctggttctggttctggtaTAATgggtaattattattatttgatgttaaagaagaagaaaacaagGTATATATTGGCTATCACTCTCCCTCTGCTTCTCTTCATTgttgttttcatttattatttcaCCTCCGATTTCAAATCCCTTTTCGGTTTGGCCCCACCcgcttataataataataatgagggGGATATGATGCGTGAGTCGGAATTGCAAGCTTTGAACTTGTTAAAACGGCAGCAATCGGGTCTTGTTGCTCTGTGGAACCATTCCGATTCTTCGGGTTTCATTAAATCCCGTCTCCTTGACCAGATTTCCCTTAATAACAAAATCCAGAATGCCCTATTGTCCtctcatcattatcatcatcaacaaccccccattaataataataataatcttacgCCGCCGCCTCTTTGTCCTAAAGTGGACCAAAACTTTTCCCAAAGGCGTACCCTCCCGTGGAACCCCAACAAAGATAAATACCTCTTTGCCATCTGCACCTCCGGCCAAATGTCCAACCACTTGATCTGCCTTGAGAAACACATGTTCTTTGCTGCCCTGCTCGACCGTATCTTGGTTATTCCCAGTTCCAAAGTTGATTACGAGTTCACCCGTGTCCTTGATATCGACCACATCAACCTCTGCGTCGGAAGACAAGTTGTCATCCCCTTTGAAGATTTCCCCCAACGTAATAAAAACCGTATGCGCATTGACCAAGTTTTATGTTATTTCTCCTTGCCCCAGCCTTGTTATGTGGACGATGATCACCTTAAGAAGTTGAAGGCTTTGGGGGTCTCCATCACTACTGAACTTAACACCGTATGGACCGAGGATGTCAAGAAACCAACTCACAGAACCATACATGAGGTTACCGAAAAGTTCTCCTCCAATGCTGATGTTCTTGCCATTGGTGATGTCTTCTTTGCTGATGTCGAGAAACGGTGGGTGGAACAGCCAGGAGGCCCTATCGCTCATAAATGCCAGACCTTGATCGAACCAAGCCGCGTAATCTTGCTAACCGCCCAGCGCTTCATCCAAACTTTCTTAGGAGACAAATTTATAGCCCTTCACTTTCGCCGCCATGGCTTCTTGAAGTTTTG CAATGCCAAGAACCCAAGCTGCTTTTTCCCAATACCTCAAGCCGCAGAATGTATTACCCGTCTTGTTGAAAGAGCCAATATACCAGTAATATATCTTTCTACGGATGCTGCGGAGAGTGAAACTGGTTTGTTGCAGTCACTGATAACATTGAATGGGAAGACTGTCCCTCTCATTACGCGGCCAGCTCGTAATTCAGCTGAAAAGTGGGATGCTTTATTGTATAGAAAAAAACTGGATGGAGATCCTCAG GTGGAGGCCATGCTTGACAAGACTATTTCTGCTTTGTCTGCCGTTTTCATTGGAGCTCCAGGGTCCACCTTCACAGAGGACATCCTTCGGTTACGCAGAGGATGGGGAACAGCATCCGTGTGTGATGAGTACCTCTGTCAGGGTGAAGTTCCAAATTTCATCGCAGGAGATGAATGA
- the LOC122587243 gene encoding protein STRUBBELIG-RECEPTOR FAMILY 7-like, protein MMMIVVMRKKIKTVTISSSSSSSILFLFFFILVVAAAADTDPSDASALRVMYQGLNSPGQLTKWTSNGGDPCRDNWKGVKCSGSRVTEINLSGLGLSGNLGYQLTSLTSLTNFDISNNNLGNQIPYNLPPNLQRLNIAGCGFSGSLPYSISLMTSLKYLNVAHNQLNGELSDMFGKLSSLSTLDLSFNSLTGTLPESFSSLSSATDMYFQNNQFTGTIDVLADLPLKNLNVANNKFSGWVPTRLKNINLQKDGNSWSSGTAPPPPPGTPAGGSRNHQPSGNTSPSPGNSGDSGKKSGVSGGAIAGIVISVLVVGAVIAFFLLKKKSKRSHTDIEKMENQPFAPLASQPQGVQEMKSVHASSMANTKTIEIPSSINLKPPPMERHKSFDDDDFSAKPVVPKKVTVAPTNAISYSIADLQIATNSFSADNLVGEGSTGRVFRAQFEDGKVVAVKKINLSALPGDLSEDFVDIVSDVSRLRHPNVTELVGYCSEHGQHLLVYEFLKNGSLYEFLHLSDEYSKPLTWNNRVKIALGAARALEYLHEVCSPSVIHKSIKSTNILLDSELNPHLSDCGLACLVQDADQELDNSAPEVSMSGQYTIKSDVYSFGVTMLELLTGRKPFDSSRTRSEQSLVRWATPQLHDIDALVKMVDPALKGLYPVKSLSRFADVIALCVQPEPEFRPPMSEVVEALVRLVQRANMSKRTVGNDQLSSNNQDPQECDP, encoded by the exons ATGATGATGATAGTTGTAATGAGGAAGAAGATTAAGACGGTGActattagtagtagtagtagcagttccatcttgttcttgttcttcttcatcCTTGTTGTTGCTGCTGCCGCCGACACAGATCCATCTGATG CTTCTGCTCTGAGGGTGATGTATCAAGGTTTGAATTCCCCTGGACAATTGACCAAATGGACCTCTAACGGCGGGGATCCTTGTCGAGACAACTGGAAAGGTGTCAAGTGTTCAGGTTCTAGAGTCACTGAAAT CAACCTATCCGGTCTTGGTCTATCTGGTAATCTAGGATACCAGCTTACTAGTCTGACTTCCTTGACCAACTT TGATATCAGCAACAATAATCTCGGCAACCAGATACCTTACAACCTTCCTCCTAACTTGCAACGACT AAATATTGCTGGATGTGGTTTCAGTGGCAGCCTTCCGTATTCCATATCGCTAATGACTTCTCTTAAATACCT AAATGTCGCTCACAATCAACTTAACGGTGAATTGTCTGACATGTTTGGAAAACTTTCCTCTCTATCTACACT GGATCTATCATTCAATTCTCTTACCGGTACACTTCCAGAGAGCTTCAGCTCATTGTCTAGTGCGACTGATAT GTATTTCCAAAACAACCAGTTTACAGGAACCATTGATGTCCTTGCCGATCTTCCCCTCAAAAACCT AAATGTTGCCAATAACAAATTTAGTGGTTGGGTCCCCACTCGGCTAAAGAACATAAATCTACA AAAGGATGGTAACTCATGGAGCTCCGGGACTGCGCCCCCACCTCCACCTGGTACACCTGCAGGGGGCAGCCGAAATCACCAACCAAGTGGCAATACGAGCCCGTCGCCAGGCAATTCTGGTGATAGTGGGAAGAAATCTGGGGTGAGCGGTGGAGCTATAGCAGGTATCGTGATATCCGTTTTGGTGGTTGGTGCAGTCATTGCATTCTTCTTATTAAAGAAGAAATCCAAAAGGTCACATACTGACATTGAAAAGATGGAGAACCAGCCTTTTGCTCCACTTGCATCACAGCCGCAGGGAGTTCAAG AAATGAAGTCTGTTCATGCTTCCTCTATGGCAAACACAAAAACGATTGAAATTCCATCTTCGATAAATCTTAAACCACCACCAATGGAACGCCACAAATCGTTTGACGATGATGATTTCTCAGCAAAACCTGTGGTTCCCAAAAAAGTGACTGTTGCTCCAACAAATGCCATATCATATTCAATAGCTGATCTTCAAATAGCTACAAATAGCTTTAGTGCTGATAACCTTGTCGGCGAGGGATCTACTGGACGCGTTTTTCGTGCTCAATTCGAAGATGGAAAG GTTGTTGCTGTGAAGAAGATAAATTTGTCTGCTCTGCCTGGTGACTTGTcagaagattttgttgatatAGTTTCTGATGTATCAAGGTTACGCCATCCAAATGTAACAGAGTTGGTTGGGTATTGCTCTGAGCATGGGCAACACCTCCTAGTTTACGAATTCCTTAAAAATGGTTCTCTCTATGAATTCCTGCACCTCTCAGATGAATACAGCAAGCCACTAACCTGGAATAACCGTGTCAAGATTGCTTTAGGGGCAGCACGTGCTTTGGA ATATTTACATGAAGTATGTTCTCCATCCGTTATACATAAAAGCATCAAATCCACCAACATTTTACTTGATTCAGAGCTCAACCCTCACCTTTCTGACTGTGGTTTAGCATGCCTTGTTCAAGATGCAGATCAG GAACTAGACAACAGTGCCCCAGAGGTTTCCATGTCTGGTCAATATACCATAAAAAGTGATGTCTATAGTTTTGGTGTTACCATGTTGGAACTGCTCACAGGAAGAAAACCATTTGATAG CTCAAGGACAAGATCTGAGCAGTCTTTGGTGCGATGGGCAACACCTCAACTTCATGACATTGATGCCCTTGTCAAGATGGTTGATCCAGCACTAAAAGGACTCTATCCAGTTAAATCTCTCTCAAGGTTTGCGGATGTAATTGCTCTATGTGTACAG CCCGAGCCTGAGTTTCGACCACCCATGTCAGAAGTGGTAGAAGCATTGGTTCGACTTGTGCAGAGGGCAAATATGAGCAAGAGAACTGTTGGTAATGATCAACTTTCATCGAACAACCAGGACCCCCAGGAGTGCGACCCTTAA